One Glycine soja cultivar W05 chromosome 2, ASM419377v2, whole genome shotgun sequence genomic region harbors:
- the LOC114402281 gene encoding ubiquitin thioesterase OTU1-like — MEGVILRRVIPSDNSCLFNAVGYVMDHDKKKAAELRQVIAATVASDPQKYCEAFLGKPNAEYCNWILDSEKWGGAIELSILADYYGREIAAYDIQTTRCDLYGQESNYSERVMLIYDGLHYDALVMSPFEEAPEEFDQTIFAVQKNRSIGPVEGLALTFVKDQQRKRSYTDTSNFTLRCGVCQIGVIGEKEAVEHAQATGHVNFQEYR, encoded by the exons ATGGAAGGTGTTATTCTGAGAAGGGTCATTCCTTCGGATAACAGTTGCCTCTTCAATGCAGTTGG ATATGTTATGGATCATGACAAAAAGAAAGCTGCTGAGTTGAGACAG GTTATAGCAGCAACAGTAGCAAGTGATCCACAGAAATATTGTGAAGCATTTCTTGGGAAGCCAAACGCTGAGTATTGTAACTGGATTCTTGACTCGGAGAAGTGGGGAG GTGCAATTGAACTTTCAATATTAGCAGATTATTATGGACGTGAAATTGCAGCATATGATATCCAAACAACTCGATGTGATTTGTATGGTCAG GAAAGTAACTATTCTGAAAGAGTGATGCTGATTTATGATGGTCTCCACTACGATGCATTAGTG ATGTCTCCCTTTGAGGAAGCTCCTGAGGAGTTTGATCAGACCATATTTGCTGTACAGAAAAACAGAAGCATTGGACCTGTTGAGGGGCTTGCTCTAACTTTTGTGAAGGACCAGCAGAG GAAACGGAGTTACACTGACACATCCAACTTCACTCTCCGCTGTGGGGTATGCCAAATTGGAGTAATTGGTGAGAAG GAGGCAGTGGAGCATGCACAAGCAACTGGTCATGTTAACTTCCAAGAGTACAGATAA